The following proteins come from a genomic window of Paramicrobacterium humi:
- a CDS encoding DNA-directed RNA polymerase subunit alpha produces MLIAQRPTLAEENISEFRSRFVIEPLEPGFGYTLGNSLRRTLLSSIPGAAVTSVRIDGVLHEFSTIPGVKEDVTEIILNIKGLVVSSEHDEPITAYLRKTGSGQVTAADISAPAGVEVHNPELVIATLNENAKFELELTIERGRGYVSANQNRNEFSEAGQIPIDSIYSPVLKVTYRVEATRAGERTDFDRLVVDVETKPAITPRDAIASAGSTLVELFGLAKELNNQAEGIELGAAPAEAVLSSELSVPIEDLDLSVRSYNCLKREGINTVSELVALSETQLMNIRNFGQKSVDEVRDKLVEMGLSLKDSVPGFDGAHFYSGYEDENN; encoded by the coding sequence GTGCTTATTGCACAGCGTCCCACGCTCGCCGAGGAGAACATCTCGGAGTTCCGCAGCCGCTTCGTCATCGAGCCGCTGGAGCCGGGCTTCGGATACACCCTCGGCAACTCGCTTCGCCGCACCCTTCTCTCGTCGATCCCCGGCGCCGCCGTCACGAGCGTCCGCATCGACGGCGTGCTGCACGAGTTCAGCACGATCCCCGGTGTGAAGGAAGACGTCACCGAGATCATCCTCAACATCAAGGGCCTCGTCGTCTCGAGCGAGCACGACGAGCCGATCACCGCGTACCTGCGCAAGACCGGCTCCGGCCAGGTCACCGCCGCTGACATCTCGGCTCCCGCCGGTGTCGAGGTGCACAACCCCGAGCTCGTCATCGCGACGCTCAACGAGAACGCGAAGTTCGAGCTCGAGCTCACGATCGAGCGCGGCCGCGGCTACGTGTCGGCGAACCAGAACCGCAACGAGTTCTCCGAGGCTGGGCAGATCCCGATCGACTCGATCTACTCGCCCGTTCTCAAGGTCACCTACCGCGTCGAGGCGACTCGTGCCGGTGAGCGCACCGACTTCGACCGCCTCGTGGTCGACGTCGAGACCAAGCCCGCGATCACGCCGCGCGACGCGATCGCCTCGGCGGGAAGCACCCTCGTCGAGCTCTTCGGCCTCGCCAAGGAGCTCAACAACCAGGCCGAGGGCATCGAGCTCGGCGCGGCCCCCGCAGAGGCCGTGCTCTCGAGCGAGCTCTCGGTTCCGATCGAGGACCTCGACCTGTCGGTCCGTTCCTACAACTGCCTCAAGCGCGAGGGCATCAACACGGTGTCCGAGCTCGTCGCCCTGAGCGAGACGCAGCTGATGAACATCCGCAACTTCGGCCAGAAGTCGGTCGACGAGGTTCGCGACAAGCTCGTCGAGATGGGGCTCTCGCTCAAGGACTCGGTTCCCGGGTTC
- the rpsK gene encoding 30S ribosomal protein S11, translated as MAAPKSAVRKPRKKEKKNIAVGQAHIKSTFNNTIVSISDPSGAVISWASSGGVGFKGSRKSTPFAAQLAAESAARQAQEHGMKKVDVFVKGPGSGRETAIRSLQAAGLEVGSINDVTPQAHNGCRPPKRRRV; from the coding sequence ATGGCAGCACCAAAGTCGGCCGTTCGTAAGCCGCGCAAGAAGGAAAAGAAGAACATCGCCGTGGGCCAGGCCCACATCAAGTCGACGTTCAACAACACGATCGTCTCGATCAGCGACCCCTCGGGCGCGGTCATCAGCTGGGCGTCCTCCGGTGGCGTCGGCTTCAAGGGCTCGCGCAAGTCGACCCCGTTCGCCGCACAGCTCGCCGCCGAGTCGGCCGCGCGCCAGGCGCAGGAGCACGGCATGAAGAAGGTCGACGTCTTCGTCAAGGGCCCGGGCTCTGGTCGCGAGACGGCGATCCGTTCGCTCCAGGCCGCCGGTCTCGAGGTCGGATCGATCAACGACGTCACGCCGCAGGCGCACAACGGATGCCGCCCGCCGAAGCGTCGCCGCGTCTAA
- the rpsM gene encoding 30S ribosomal protein S13, whose protein sequence is MARLAGVDIPREKRVEVALTYIYGVGRTRALKTLADTGIDGNIRVKDLTDDQLVALRDYIEGNFKVEGDLRREVAADIRRKVEIGSYEGIRHRRGLPVRGQRTKTNARTRKGPKRTVAGKKKAR, encoded by the coding sequence ATGGCACGTCTCGCCGGCGTAGACATTCCCCGCGAAAAGCGCGTGGAAGTCGCACTGACGTACATCTACGGTGTGGGCCGCACGAGGGCCCTCAAGACCCTCGCCGACACCGGAATTGACGGGAACATCCGCGTCAAGGACCTCACCGACGACCAGCTCGTCGCACTTCGTGACTACATCGAGGGCAACTTCAAGGTGGAGGGTGACCTTCGCCGCGAGGTGGCCGCTGACATCCGCCGCAAGGTCGAGATCGGCTCGTACGAGGGCATCCGCCACCGTCGCGGTCTCCCGGTTCGCGGTCAGCGCACCAAGACCAACGCCCGCACCCGCAAGGGCCCGAAGCGCACCGTGGCCGGCAAGAAGAAGGCCCGCTAG
- the rpmJ gene encoding 50S ribosomal protein L36, with protein MKVHPSVKRICDHCKVIRRHGRVMVICKNNPRHKQRQG; from the coding sequence ATGAAGGTCCACCCCAGCGTCAAGCGCATCTGCGATCACTGCAAGGTGATCCGTCGGCACGGACGCGTGATGGTCATCTGCAAGAACAACCCGCGCCACAAGCAGCGCCAGGGCTAG
- the infA gene encoding translation initiation factor IF-1, with amino-acid sequence MAKKDGVIEIEGSVIEALPNAMFRVELTNGHKVLAHISGKMRQHYIRILPEDRVIVELTPYDLTRGRIVYRYK; translated from the coding sequence ATGGCCAAAAAAGACGGTGTCATTGAGATCGAAGGATCTGTGATCGAGGCGCTGCCCAACGCGATGTTCCGTGTTGAGCTGACCAACGGTCACAAGGTGCTTGCCCACATCTCGGGCAAGATGCGCCAGCACTACATCCGCATCCTCCCCGAGGACCGCGTGATCGTGGAGCTGACCCCTTACGACCTCACCCGCGGCCGGATCGTCTACCGCTACAAATAA
- a CDS encoding mannitol-1-phosphate 5-dehydrogenase has product MKAVHFGAGNIGRGFVGLLLHDAGYDVVFSDVNPVLIDQLKAADRYTVHEVGEGGVDRVVTGFDAVNSAENEDAVVQEIATADVVTTAVGPNVLRFIAPVIAKGLAARSADAAPVAVMACENAIGATDTLRESIIENAGGDWATLQQRAVFANTAVDRIVPAQDASSGIDVTVEAFYEWAIERGPFAGNEPPITGAHFVDDLAPYIERKLFTVNTGHASTAYFGFLAGIDKISDAITDPNVGAKVRRVLEETSAYLVQTHGLDVATQDAYRETILTRFANPHLPDTVQRVGRQPLRKLSRHERFIGPAAAIAENGGSCDALIEAIGAALQFHIPEDEQSQEMADLLEELDAAQFTEQVTGLEPRHPLFDRVRDEVAAVKRP; this is encoded by the coding sequence ATGAAGGCTGTTCACTTCGGCGCGGGCAACATCGGGCGCGGCTTCGTCGGCCTGCTGCTGCACGACGCCGGCTACGATGTCGTCTTCTCCGATGTGAACCCCGTGCTGATCGACCAGCTCAAGGCGGCCGATCGGTACACGGTGCACGAGGTCGGTGAGGGCGGCGTGGACCGCGTCGTCACCGGCTTCGACGCCGTCAACTCCGCCGAGAACGAAGACGCGGTCGTGCAGGAGATCGCGACCGCCGACGTCGTCACCACGGCGGTCGGGCCGAACGTGCTCCGGTTCATCGCGCCCGTCATCGCCAAGGGGCTCGCCGCCCGCTCGGCGGATGCCGCGCCCGTCGCCGTCATGGCGTGCGAGAACGCGATCGGAGCGACCGACACGCTGCGCGAGTCGATCATCGAGAACGCGGGCGGCGACTGGGCGACGCTGCAGCAGCGGGCCGTGTTCGCGAACACCGCCGTCGACCGCATCGTTCCCGCCCAGGACGCCTCGTCGGGCATCGACGTCACCGTCGAGGCGTTCTACGAGTGGGCGATCGAGCGCGGACCCTTCGCCGGGAACGAGCCGCCCATCACGGGCGCCCACTTCGTCGACGACCTCGCCCCCTACATCGAGCGGAAGCTCTTCACCGTGAACACGGGGCACGCCTCGACCGCGTACTTCGGGTTCCTCGCGGGCATCGACAAGATCTCCGACGCGATCACCGACCCCAACGTGGGGGCGAAGGTGCGCCGGGTGCTCGAGGAGACCTCCGCCTATCTCGTGCAGACCCACGGTCTCGACGTGGCGACGCAAGACGCCTACCGGGAGACGATCCTCACCCGCTTCGCGAACCCGCACCTGCCCGACACGGTGCAGCGCGTCGGACGCCAGCCGCTGCGCAAGCTCAGCAGACACGAGCGGTTCATCGGACCGGCCGCCGCGATCGCGGAGAACGGCGGCTCGTGCGACGCGCTCATCGAGGCGATCGGCGCGGCCCTGCAGTTCCACATCCCGGAGGACGAGCAGAGCCAGGAGATGGCCGATCTGCTCGAGGAGCTCGATGCGGCGCAGTTCACCGAGCAGGTGACGGGCCTCGAGCCGCGGCATCCGCTCTTCGACCGGGTTCGCGACGAAGTCGCCGCCGTCAAGCGGCCCTGA
- a CDS encoding PTS sugar transporter subunit IIA has product MSDDILTKDNVVASGEATTRDEAIAEAGRMLVQAGAVTDAYVDAMRDREKTVSTYMGNFLAIPHGTNEAKDEISRSMLSFVRYTNPIDWDGDEVRFVVGIAGVGNEHLEILSKIAIVFSEEESVQQLIDAPDADALYALLEEVNEE; this is encoded by the coding sequence GTGAGCGATGACATCCTGACGAAGGACAACGTGGTGGCCTCGGGGGAGGCCACCACGCGGGACGAGGCGATCGCCGAGGCCGGCCGGATGCTGGTTCAGGCGGGAGCCGTGACGGACGCGTACGTCGACGCCATGCGCGATCGTGAGAAGACAGTGTCGACGTACATGGGCAACTTCCTCGCGATCCCGCACGGGACGAACGAGGCGAAGGACGAGATCAGCCGTTCGATGCTCTCCTTCGTGCGCTACACGAACCCGATCGACTGGGACGGCGACGAAGTCCGCTTCGTCGTCGGCATCGCCGGGGTCGGCAACGAGCACCTCGAGATCCTGTCGAAGATCGCGATCGTGTTCTCGGAGGAGGAGTCGGTGCAGCAGCTCATCGACGCCCCCGATGCGGACGCGCTGTACGCGCTTCTCGAGGAGGTAAACGAAGAATGA
- a CDS encoding PTS mannitol transporter subunit IICB, with translation MTSTSAPSKPGGARVHVQRFGTFLSGMVMPNIGAFIAWGLITAFFIQTGWTPVPQLGGFPDAAGNEYTGLVGPMITYMLPLLLAYTGGKMVYDTRGGVVGAIATMGVIVGSDVPMFIGAMIMGPLAAWLMKKVDAIWDGKIKAGFEMLVNNFSAGILGGLLALAGFFGIAPVVTWLSHILETAVGWLVGMHLLPLASLLVEPGKVLFLNNAINHGVFTPLGVDQVAQQGKSILFLIEANPGPGVGILLAFMFFGVGMAKASAPGAIIIQFFGGIHEIYFPYVLMKPMLIIAAIAGGMTGVAINAAFQTGLRAPASPGSIIAVLIQTAPDSYVGVILSVVGAAAVSFIISAVILRASRKRDLASENAGDLSAAIAQTEANKGKKSSVLGTMGSAAAEGAAPEAQTTTIAGPIDNIVFACDAGMGSSAMGASVLRNKLKKAGVTDVKVTNQAIANLTGDADLVVTQNELTERARQKSPNSVHVSVDNFMNSPKYDEVVQRVKQSKGDSE, from the coding sequence ATGACATCGACGTCTGCACCGTCGAAGCCGGGAGGGGCGCGCGTCCACGTCCAGCGCTTCGGCACGTTCCTCTCCGGCATGGTGATGCCCAACATCGGCGCCTTCATCGCCTGGGGTCTCATCACCGCCTTCTTCATCCAGACCGGGTGGACGCCGGTTCCTCAGCTCGGGGGCTTCCCCGACGCGGCGGGCAACGAGTACACGGGCCTCGTCGGCCCGATGATCACGTACATGCTGCCGCTGCTGCTCGCCTACACGGGCGGCAAGATGGTCTACGACACGCGCGGCGGCGTCGTCGGCGCGATCGCGACGATGGGCGTCATCGTCGGCAGCGACGTGCCGATGTTCATCGGCGCCATGATCATGGGACCGCTCGCCGCGTGGCTCATGAAGAAGGTCGACGCGATCTGGGACGGCAAGATCAAGGCCGGCTTCGAGATGCTCGTCAACAACTTCTCGGCCGGAATCCTCGGCGGCCTGCTCGCCCTCGCGGGCTTCTTCGGCATCGCTCCCGTCGTCACGTGGCTCAGCCACATCCTCGAGACCGCCGTCGGCTGGCTCGTCGGCATGCACCTGCTTCCGCTCGCGAGCCTGCTCGTCGAGCCCGGCAAGGTGCTGTTCCTCAACAACGCCATCAACCACGGCGTGTTCACGCCGCTCGGCGTCGACCAGGTCGCCCAGCAGGGCAAGTCGATCCTGTTCCTCATCGAGGCGAACCCCGGACCTGGCGTCGGCATCCTGCTCGCGTTCATGTTCTTCGGCGTCGGCATGGCGAAGGCGAGCGCACCCGGTGCGATCATCATCCAGTTCTTCGGCGGCATCCACGAGATCTACTTCCCGTACGTGCTCATGAAGCCCATGCTGATCATCGCGGCCATCGCGGGCGGCATGACGGGCGTCGCGATCAACGCGGCCTTCCAGACCGGCCTCCGAGCGCCCGCCTCGCCGGGAAGCATCATCGCCGTGCTCATCCAGACGGCGCCTGACAGCTACGTCGGCGTGATCCTCTCGGTCGTGGGCGCCGCCGCGGTGTCGTTCATCATCTCCGCTGTCATCCTGCGGGCGTCCCGCAAGCGTGACCTCGCAAGCGAGAACGCCGGCGACCTGAGCGCCGCCATCGCGCAGACCGAGGCGAACAAGGGCAAGAAGTCGAGCGTGCTCGGCACCATGGGCAGCGCCGCCGCCGAAGGCGCAGCGCCCGAAGCGCAGACGACGACGATCGCAGGCCCCATCGACAACATCGTGTTCGCCTGCGACGCTGGAATGGGCTCGAGCGCGATGGGCGCGTCCGTGCTGCGGAACAAGCTCAAGAAGGCGGGGGTCACCGACGTGAAGGTCACGAACCAGGCGATCGCGAACCTCACCGGTGACGCGGACCTCGTCGTGACGCAGAATGAACTGACGGAGCGCGCGCGGCAGAAGTCGCCGAACTCCGTGCACGTGTCGGTCGACAACTTCATGAACAGCCCGAAGTACGACGAGGTCGTGCAGCGGGTGAAGCAGAGCAAGGGGGACAGTGAGTGA
- the ptsP gene encoding phosphoenolpyruvate--protein phosphotransferase — protein MEYTGTGIGQGVAIGQTIRMPDPLPEPRDERSSRGTDEESARAAASMAAVARELEKRGASAGGTAKDVLEAQAMMAEDPSLVELVTAGISDGKTAERAVFEAFASFRDQLAAMGGYLGERAADLDDVSQRVIADLAGVPAPGVPQPAEPFVLIARDLAPADTALLDLDKVLALVTSDGGPTSHTAILAREKSIVAVVGTANALDIADGTTVVVDAAAGSVLTDPSAELAAHVTQRIAERSAAASGPTGPGVLADGTAVPLLANLGSSDGADAAVALGAEGVGLFRTEFLFLDAGDTAPSVEQQREHYVRLLTAFAGKKVVVRVLDAGADKPLPFLSNAEEENPALGLRGLRALRAREEILRDQLTALAEADAQTDADLWVMAPMVSGVEETRYFVELARELGIKTAGIMVEIPSVALLAEKALAACDFASIGTNDLTQYTLAADRLLGSVASFQDPWHPAVLRLIGEVGRAGAQLGKPVGICGEAAADPLLAVVLVGLGATSLSMSPSALLDVRLSLAGFDLETAQNLAQIALAADDAASAKSAVRDAADTAQKVRQP, from the coding sequence ATGGAGTACACGGGAACAGGAATCGGGCAGGGCGTCGCCATCGGGCAGACGATCCGCATGCCCGACCCGCTGCCGGAGCCGCGCGATGAGCGCAGCTCGCGCGGCACCGACGAGGAGTCGGCGCGCGCCGCCGCGTCGATGGCCGCCGTCGCGCGTGAGCTCGAGAAGCGCGGCGCCTCCGCCGGCGGAACCGCGAAGGACGTGCTCGAGGCGCAGGCCATGATGGCCGAGGACCCCTCCCTCGTCGAACTCGTGACCGCGGGCATCAGCGACGGGAAGACCGCCGAGCGGGCCGTGTTCGAGGCGTTCGCCTCCTTCCGCGACCAGCTCGCGGCCATGGGCGGCTACCTCGGCGAACGCGCCGCCGACCTCGACGACGTGTCGCAGCGCGTCATCGCCGACCTCGCCGGCGTTCCCGCTCCCGGCGTCCCGCAGCCCGCCGAGCCGTTCGTGCTCATCGCGCGCGATCTCGCGCCCGCCGACACCGCCCTGCTCGACCTCGACAAGGTGCTCGCGCTCGTCACGAGCGACGGCGGCCCCACCTCGCACACCGCGATCCTCGCCCGCGAGAAGTCCATCGTCGCCGTCGTCGGCACCGCGAACGCGCTCGACATCGCCGACGGCACGACGGTCGTTGTGGATGCCGCCGCCGGAAGCGTCCTCACGGACCCGTCCGCAGAGCTCGCCGCGCACGTGACGCAGCGCATCGCGGAGCGCTCCGCCGCGGCATCCGGCCCCACCGGCCCAGGCGTGCTGGCCGACGGCACGGCCGTGCCGCTGCTCGCGAACCTCGGCTCGAGCGACGGCGCCGACGCCGCCGTCGCCCTCGGCGCGGAGGGCGTTGGCCTGTTCCGCACCGAGTTCCTGTTCCTCGACGCGGGAGACACCGCGCCGAGCGTCGAGCAGCAGCGCGAGCACTACGTGCGGCTGCTCACCGCCTTCGCCGGCAAGAAGGTCGTCGTGCGCGTGCTCGACGCGGGCGCCGACAAGCCCCTGCCGTTCCTCTCGAACGCGGAGGAGGAGAACCCCGCACTCGGCCTTCGGGGCTTGCGCGCCCTGCGCGCCCGCGAGGAGATCCTGCGCGACCAGCTCACGGCGCTCGCCGAGGCCGACGCGCAGACCGATGCGGACCTGTGGGTCATGGCGCCCATGGTCTCGGGCGTCGAGGAGACCCGGTACTTCGTCGAGCTCGCGCGGGAGCTCGGCATCAAGACGGCGGGAATCATGGTCGAGATACCCTCCGTCGCCCTGCTCGCCGAGAAGGCGCTCGCCGCGTGCGACTTCGCGTCGATCGGCACGAACGACCTCACCCAGTACACGCTCGCCGCGGACCGGCTGCTCGGCTCCGTCGCGAGCTTCCAGGATCCCTGGCACCCGGCCGTGCTCCGCCTCATCGGCGAGGTCGGCCGCGCCGGCGCGCAGCTCGGCAAGCCCGTCGGCATCTGCGGCGAGGCAGCCGCGGATCCGCTGCTCGCCGTCGTGCTCGTCGGCCTCGGCGCGACAAGCCTCTCCATGTCGCCGTCGGCCCTGCTCGACGTCCGACTCTCCCTCGCCGGCTTCGACCTCGAAACGGCACAGAACCTTGCCCAGATCGCCCTTGCCGCCGATGACGCGGCATCGGCAAAGTCGGCCGTGCGCGACGCGGCCGACACAGCACAGAAAGTGAGACAACCATGA
- a CDS encoding HPr family phosphocarrier protein — protein sequence MAERTIRIGSSHGLHARPAKLFTQAAAGSGATVTIRKGDKAVNAASILGVISLGVDFGDEVTLTVEGGDDEKVMGELEELLVTDHDEA from the coding sequence CGCACAATTCGGATCGGATCGTCGCACGGACTGCACGCTCGCCCGGCCAAGCTCTTCACGCAGGCGGCAGCCGGCTCCGGCGCCACGGTCACGATCCGCAAGGGCGACAAGGCCGTCAACGCGGCGAGCATTCTCGGAGTCATCTCCCTCGGCGTCGACTTCGGCGACGAAGTCACGCTCACAGTCGAGGGCGGCGACGACGAGAAGGTCATGGGCGAGCTCGAGGAGCTGCTCGTCACCGATCACGACGAGGCCTGA